The Listeria swaminathanii genome segment GAAAAAAAGCAGAAAATTATTCCAATTCCTGTAAGTGAAGCGCGGAAATTAGAACGCGGTTTTAACCAAACAACTGCGATATTAAAACAATCCGGTATCATATATGAAGAACTTTTAGCCAAAAGGCATACAGAAAAGCAATCTAAAAAAACTAAAAAAGAACGTTTAGCAGCCGAGCAGGTATTTTACTTTGTGGGAAAAGAGGCATGTGAGGAAACGGAAGTGCTTTTATTTGATGACATATATACAACTGGAAGTACTCTTAACTTAGCGGCACAAATATTAAAAGAAGCGGGAGTGGAAAAGGTAAGCGCTCTAACAATATTTAGATAGTCAATATTTATCTCCTAAAAGAGGTTTGCGGAAGCGGGATTAGTGGAATAAAATACTAAATAAAGATAAGTGAATGTATGCTTCTTAGCTCTTTGTGCAAATGTTTGCAAAACACATCGTTTTCACGTAGACTAAGGGTAAGAAGAATACTCTTCTTTATCGTTATTTTGTTTTATTTCAAAGGAGGAATTGCTATGCTTAAGTACAACATTCGTGGTGAAAATATTGAAGTAACAGAACCGATTCGAGATTACGTTGAAAAGAAAATCGATAAATTAGAACGATATTTTACAGAAACTCCAGACGCTAACGTTCATGTTAATTTAAAAGTATATTCCGATAAAAATGCGAAAGTTGAAGTGACCATTCCGCTCCCAAATCTTGTGCTACGTGCAGAAGAAACAAGTGGAGATTTATATGCTAGCATCGACTTAATTGTGGATAAATTAGAAAGACAAATTCGCAAACATAAAACAAAAGTAAACCGCAAGTTCCGTGATAAAGGCGCTGAAAGAGATTATTTTGCCTATTCAGATGTAAATGGTAGCACACCACCAGAAGAAAATGAAAGTGATTTTGATCTTGAAATTGTAAGAACAAAACAATTTTCATTGAAACCAATGGACAGTGAAGAAGCTGTTTTACAAATGAACTTGTTAGGGCACAGTTTCTACGTGTATACGGATGCGGAAACAAACGGTACGAATATTGTTTATTCACGTAAAGATGGCAAGTATGGTTTAATTGAAACAAACTAATTAAAAATAATAATTACAGGTGGGGGCCAATCTTGGCCTCCATTTTTTTACTTTCAGATGAAGAATTTATGGCATTTAGATAATTTTATTTACTAAAAAGAGATAACCAGTTGTATATTTTAGTTAATAAGTGATAGAATTAGTTTGTATATTTAAGCGAAGATAATTCCTGAAAGTTATTATAGATGAAACTGCGCGATGACAGCGAAACAGTAGAGGAGAATTTAAATGGCTGGACTATTGAAAAAGATTTTTGAATCAGGAAAAAAAGATGTTAAATATTTGGAGAGAAAAGCAGATGAAATTATTGCTTTAGCAGATGAAACTGCGGCTCTTTCGGATGATGCTCTACGTGAAAAAACAGTAGAGTTTAAAGAGCGTGTTCAAAATGGTGAAACGCTAGATGATTTATTGGTAGAAGCTTTTGCGGTTGCCAGAGAAGGTGCGAAACGTGCGCTAGGATTATATCCATTTAAAGTTCAATTAATGGGTGGAATTGTTCTACATGAAGGTAACATTGCGGAAATGAAAACTGGTGAAGGTAAAACGTTAACAGCGACACTTCCAGTTTATTTGAATGCACTTTCTGGTGAAGGTGTCCATGTTGTTACTGTCAATGAATACTTGGCTCACCGTGATGCGGAAGAAATGGGAGTTCTATATAATTTCCTTGGACTTTCTGTAGGCTTAAACTTAAATGCTTTATCTAGCACAGAAAAACGTGAAGCGTATGCATGTGACATTACGTATAGCACAAATAATGAATTAGGATTTGACTACTTACGTGATAATATGGTGGTTTACAAAGAAGAAATGGTACAACGCCCGCTATCATTTGCTGTTATTGATGAAGTCGATTCCATTTTAGTCGATGAAGCGAGAACACCGTTGATTATTTCTGGAGAAGCTGAAAAATCCACTATTCTCTATGTGCGCGCAAATACGTTTGTTCGTACACTTACAGAAGAGGAAGATTATACAGTTGATATTAAAACAAAATCTGTTCAGTTAACAGAAGAAGGTATGACAAAAGGGGAAAACTACTTTGATGTAGATAACCTTTTTGACTTAGAAAACACAGTTATCTTACACCATATCGCTCAAGCGTTGAAAGCTAACTACACAATGAGCTTGGACGTTGACTATGTTGCGCAAGATGATGAAGTGTTAATCGTTGACCAATTTACTGGTCGTATTATGAAAGGCCGTCGTTTCAGTGAAGGGTTACACCAAGCACTTGAAGCAAAAGAAGGCGTAACGATCCAAAACGAATCTAAAACAATGGCAACAATTACATTCCAAAACTATTTCCGTATGTATAAAAAACTTGCGGGGATGACTGGTACTGCAAAAACGGAAGAAGAAGAATTCCGTGATATTTATAATATGCGTGTTATTGAAATTCCAACAAACAAAGTGATTGTTAGGGATGACCGTCCAGATTTAATCTACACTACAATTGAAGCGAAATTTAATGCTGTGGTAGAAGATATTGCAGAGCGTCATGCGAAAGGACAACCAGTACTTGTTGGTACTGTTGCAATTGAAACATCTGAACTTATTTCTAGCAAATTAAAACGCAAAGGAATTAAGCATGATGTATTAAACGCGAAGCAACATGAACGCGAAGCTGATATCATTAAAAATGCTGGTGAACGTGGTGCGGTAACAATCGCAACCAATATGGCCGGTCGTGGTACGGATATTAAACTTGGTGAAGGTACGATTGAAGCTGGCGGTTTAGCCGTTATTGGTACGGAACGTCATGAATCTCGTCGTATTGATAATCAGTTGCGTGGTCGTTCTGGTCGTCAAGGGGATCCTGGTGTGACTCAATTTTATCTTTCTATGGAAGATGAACTGATGCGCCGCTTTGGTTCTGATAACATGAAGTCGATGATGGAACGTTTTGGTATGGCAGAAGATGCTATCCAAAGTAAAATGGTAAGTCGTGCAGTTGAATCAGCACAAAGACGTGTGGAAGGAAATAACTTTGATTCCCGGAAACAAGTTTTACAATATGATGATGTACTTCGCCAACAACGTGAAGTTATCTATAAACAACGCTATGAAGTAATTAACGCAGAAAACAGTTTACGCGAAATTATTGAACAAATGATTCAACGTACAGTGAACTTTATCGTTTCGGGCAATGCTTCAAGTCACGAACCTGAAGAAGCTTGGAACTTGCAAGGAATTGTTGATTATGTTGATGCGAACTTACTTCCAGAAGGCACAATCACATTAGCTGATTTACAAAATAGAACAAGCGAAGATATCCAAAATCTCATTTTAGAAAAAATAAAAATAGCATACGACGAAAAAGAAACGTTACTTCCTCCAGCAGAATTTAACGAATTCGAAAAAGTAGTACTGCTTCGTGTTGTTGATACTAAATGGGTTGATCATATTGATGCGATGGACCATTTACGTGATGGTATTCATCTACGCGCTTACGGTCAAATTGATCCGCTTCGTGAGTATCAATCAGAAGGTTTCGAGATGTTTGAAGCAATGGTATCTTCCATCGATGAAGACGTTGCGCGTTATATCATGAAAGCAGAAATTCGCCAAAACCTTGAACGCGAACAAGTTGCCAAAGGGGAAGCGATTAATCCTGCTGAAGGTAAGCCAGAAGCAAAACGTCAACCAGTCCGCAAAGATCAACATATTGGACGTAACGATCCATGTCCTTGTGGTAGCGGCAAAAAATATAAAAATTGTCATGGTAAAGAAGCATAGATTGAAACAATTTAAAAAGCGCCTGCAAGACGGCGCTTTTTGCTATGAAAGTTTGTAAGTAAATTCAAAAAAGGTGGAATTAGAATGGAATTAGCAGAAATTCGTAATGAACTAGAGAAAACAGCACAGCAAATCAAAGACTTTAGGG includes the following:
- a CDS encoding ComF family protein, whose translation is MISCLLCSQPVKQTASWEISWLFQSPPVCCETCLAEFEKLRGPLCTICSKESVEPICEDCQDRTHFLDSNKSIYRYNDFAKEYMKQFKFQGDYEVGAIFKRELRQYLAEKKQKIIPIPVSEARKLERGFNQTTAILKQSGIIYEELLAKRHTEKQSKKTKKERLAAEQVFYFVGKEACEETEVLLFDDIYTTGSTLNLAAQILKEAGVEKVSALTIFR
- the hpf gene encoding ribosome hibernation-promoting factor, HPF/YfiA family; this encodes MLKYNIRGENIEVTEPIRDYVEKKIDKLERYFTETPDANVHVNLKVYSDKNAKVEVTIPLPNLVLRAEETSGDLYASIDLIVDKLERQIRKHKTKVNRKFRDKGAERDYFAYSDVNGSTPPEENESDFDLEIVRTKQFSLKPMDSEEAVLQMNLLGHSFYVYTDAETNGTNIVYSRKDGKYGLIETN
- the secA gene encoding preprotein translocase subunit SecA produces the protein MAGLLKKIFESGKKDVKYLERKADEIIALADETAALSDDALREKTVEFKERVQNGETLDDLLVEAFAVAREGAKRALGLYPFKVQLMGGIVLHEGNIAEMKTGEGKTLTATLPVYLNALSGEGVHVVTVNEYLAHRDAEEMGVLYNFLGLSVGLNLNALSSTEKREAYACDITYSTNNELGFDYLRDNMVVYKEEMVQRPLSFAVIDEVDSILVDEARTPLIISGEAEKSTILYVRANTFVRTLTEEEDYTVDIKTKSVQLTEEGMTKGENYFDVDNLFDLENTVILHHIAQALKANYTMSLDVDYVAQDDEVLIVDQFTGRIMKGRRFSEGLHQALEAKEGVTIQNESKTMATITFQNYFRMYKKLAGMTGTAKTEEEEFRDIYNMRVIEIPTNKVIVRDDRPDLIYTTIEAKFNAVVEDIAERHAKGQPVLVGTVAIETSELISSKLKRKGIKHDVLNAKQHEREADIIKNAGERGAVTIATNMAGRGTDIKLGEGTIEAGGLAVIGTERHESRRIDNQLRGRSGRQGDPGVTQFYLSMEDELMRRFGSDNMKSMMERFGMAEDAIQSKMVSRAVESAQRRVEGNNFDSRKQVLQYDDVLRQQREVIYKQRYEVINAENSLREIIEQMIQRTVNFIVSGNASSHEPEEAWNLQGIVDYVDANLLPEGTITLADLQNRTSEDIQNLILEKIKIAYDEKETLLPPAEFNEFEKVVLLRVVDTKWVDHIDAMDHLRDGIHLRAYGQIDPLREYQSEGFEMFEAMVSSIDEDVARYIMKAEIRQNLEREQVAKGEAINPAEGKPEAKRQPVRKDQHIGRNDPCPCGSGKKYKNCHGKEA